CCGGGCTCCTGCTCCGCCGCAGGCGTCACCCCTGAGAACAGGCGGCAGCACCGCCCGGCGCCTCGCGACCTCGCCCGGATCCCGGTCCGTCGCCGCGCTCCTGCGGACGACGTCCGCGGGCGGTCGACTCACTCCGGAGGCAACACCTTGCCCGGGTTGAGCACCCCGTGCGGGTCGAGGGCGGCCTTGACCGCGCGCTGCATCGCGAGCAGGGCGGGAGACTGCTCCCGCGCCAGGCCGTCCCGCTTGAGCAGACCCACCCCGTGCTCGCCGGTGACCGTGCCACCCAGGGCCAGGGCGTCGCTGATGATGTCGTCGAAGGCCAGCTCGGCGCGCTGCCGCGCACCCTCGTCGGAGGAGTCGACCACCAGCAGCGGGTGCAGGTTGCCGTCGCCGATGTGGGCGATGTTGGCGATGGTGGTGCCGTGGCGCCGTCCGGTCGCCTCGATCCGGGCCAGCATCTCCGGCACCGCGGCGATCGGCACGCACACGTCCTCGGTCAGCACCGGCCCCAGCCGCTCCAGCGCCGGGTAGGCCAACCGCCTGGCCGCGAACAGCGCCTCGGCCTCGTCGGCGTCGGCCGAGACGTCGGCCCAGGTGGCGCCGGCGGCGGTGAAGCAGTCCCGCACCCGGACGGCCGTCTCGTCCCCGGCCGCCCCCGGGTCGTCGACGCGGGCCAGCAGGACCACCTCGGCCTCCAGCGAGAGGCCCATGTTCTTCCAGGCGTCCACCGCGGCCAGGCAGTGCCGGTCCACCAGCTCCAAGGCCGCCGGGACCAGACCCGCCTCCCAGACCCGCCGGGTGGCCTCGCCGGCGGCCACCACCGAGTCGAAGTAGCCGGCCACCGTGCGGGCCGGTGCGGGCAGCGGCCGCAGCCGCAGGATCGCCTCGGTCACCACGGCCAGCGTGCCCTCCGACCCGACCACCAGGCTGGTCAGGTCGTAGCCGGCCACCCCCTTGGCGGTGGAGCGTCCGAGCCGGACCACCTCGCCGGTGCCGGTGACCACCTCCAGCCCGAGCACGTAGTCCCCGGTCACCCCGTACTTCACGCAGCACACCCCTCCGGCGTTGGTGGCGATGTTGCCGCCGATGGTGGACCAGGGCGAGCTGGCCGGGTCCGGCGGGTACCAGAGCCCGTGCGCCGCCACCGCCGCGCGCAGGTGGTCGTTGACCACCCCGGGCCCCACCACGGCCAGCCGCTCGAGGGGGTCGATCCGGGTGATGGCGTCCATCCCGGACAGGTCGAGCACCAGCCCGCCGTCGACGGCGTTGGCCCCGCCGGACAGCCCGGTCCCGGCCCCGCGGGGGACCACCGGGACACCGTGCTCCACCGCCACCTGCACCACGGCGGCCACGTCGGCGGTGCTGCGCGCCCGGACCACGGCCAGCGGGCGCCCGACCGCGGCCCACTCCGCGTCGTCGTGGCTGAGCCCGGCCACCACGTCGGGATCGGTCACCAGCGCCCGGTCGGGCAGTCGGGCACGCAGCGCCTGCAGGACCACCTCGTCGTCGCGCTCTGCCGCCATGCCCGCCATTGAACCAACCGCCCGGCGGGAGCACCGGACCGCCGGAGGACGTCGTTACGATCGGCCGGGTGACCTGGGCGAGGGCGGAGGTGGCGGCGTGAGCGGGGTGGTGCGCGAGCACGGGACCGTGGTGTCGGAGGGCCGGCGGCTGGCCGTCTGCGAGGTGGGTGACCCCAACGGGCTGGTGGCCTGCTACCTGCACGGCACCGGCGGTTCCCGGCTGGAGGCCGCCGTCTACGCCGAGGCGGCCGGGCGCCACGGCGTCCGGCTGGTCTCCTGGGACCGCCCGGGAGCCGGGCGCACCCCCGACGACCCGGACCGCCGGCTCCTCGACGTGGTGACCGACGCCCGCTCGGTGGCGGCCGCCGTGGGGGCGGAGCGCCCGCCGGTGGTCGGGCTGTCCGGGGGTGGCAGCCACGTGCTGGCCCTCGCGACCGCCGCCGACGTCACCCGCGCGGCGGTGGCGATCAACCCCGGGCCGCCCGCCGAGGACGACGTGCTCGCCCTGGTCCCGCCGGTCACGGCCCGTCTGATCGCCCTGGCCCGGGACCGTCCCCGGTGGTTCCGCCAGGTGGCCCGCCTGACCCAGAGCCGCGGCCGGCTGGGCCAGGCCCTGCAGCGCCGCCAGCTCGACCCGCTGGACCTCGAGGTCGTCCGCGACCCCGTGGTGGCCCCACGGCTGGAGGTCTCCGCAGAGGAGGGCCGGCTCCAGCCGGGCGCCTGGACCCGCGACGCCATGGTCATCTGGGGTCGGCCCTGGGGCTTCGACCCGGCCGCGCCGGCCGTCCCGCTGCACGTCTTCGCCGGGCGCAACGACCCCTTCGCCGGCTTCTCCCGCCACCTCGCCGACTCCGGGGCGGAGCTGCACCCCTTCGAGGGCGGCCACGTCTCGGGCTTCCTGCCGGCGGTGCTGGACGAGGTGATGGCGCTGGTCGCCCGGCTCTGAGCGGCTCAGCCCAGGCTGGTCAGGCGCTCCTCGTAGTAGCCGACCATGGCCGGGTGGTAGTCGTCGAAGTCCGGCACCGCTGCGGAGGTGAGCGCGGCGCCGAACCGGTCGACGTAGTACTCCCAGCCCGGTCCGGTGTCCACGGCCTGGTCGGGCTCGGTCAGGTGCTGGACGAGCTCGACGGTGGTGACGCCGTCGGCCTCGCTGAGCCGCACCTCCAGGTCCCACTCGCCGTACTCGTCGACCATCCGCACGTGCAGGTGCTCCGGCGGGGTGCACGCCTCGATCTGGACCGTGGCCGTGGGGTCGCCCTCCTCGGCGGTCATGGTCAGCTCGACGCTGCGGCCGGGCCCCGCCTCCCCGGTCCAGGGGCCCATCCAGCGGGCGGTGCGCTCGGGCTCGGTCAGGGCCGCCCAGACGTCGGCGACCGGGGCGCGGTGGGTGCGGGTGAGGACCAGGTCGGCACCGGTGGCGGTGCGGGTCAGCTGTCCGGTGGGGACGGGGTTCATGCGGACTCCTCGGTGGGTTCGGGACCCGGCGCGGACGCGGCGGGGGAGACGTGCGGGTGCGGGTCGTCGCGCCGCTCGCGGCGGGTGCGGACGACCTCAGTGGCCAGGGCGTCCAGGACGCCCGCCAGGTCGCGGCGGCCATCGGGGGCCGGTGCGTCAGCCGGTGCGGCGACGGGGGTCAGGAGGTGCTGCAGCCAGCCGTCCAGCGCCCGCAGCGGGGCCTGCTCGAGCCGGTAGCGACGTTCGCGGCCGCTGACCTCGTCCACCACCAGACCGCTCTCACGCAGCACCCGCAGGTGCCTGCTGACCGCCGGTCGGGAGATGTCGAAGACGGCCACCAGCTCGTGCACGGGGCGCGGCCGCTCGTGCAGCAGCTCCAGGATCCGTCGCCGGACCGGGTCGTCGACCGCCTGGAACACCTCCATGCCAGAAACGTAACTCATCAGTTACGCGACGTCCAGGGACGAGCTGACCCGGGGTCTAGACAGGTGACCATATGGTCACCTATGGTCGGGGTGTGCAGGACGACGACCTCGTGTTCAGGGCGTTGGCGGACCCGGTCCGTCGACTTCTCCTGGACGCCCTCTTCCAGCGTGACGGCCGCACGCTGGGTGAGCTCGAGACCGTGGTCAACGAGCACGTCGAGATGACCCGGTTCGGGGTGGCGAAGCACCTGAAGCTCCTGGAGCAGGCCGATCTCGTCGTCTCCCGCAAGAAGGGGAGGCAGAAGCTGCACCACCTGAACCCCGTGCCCATCCAGCAGATCCACTCCCGGTGGATCGGCAAGTACACCGAGCGGGCCGGCATCGCCGCGCTCCTGCTCGGTCTCAAGCAGCAGGTCGAGACACCCGAACCCACGAAGGACGACACACCATGAGCGACAACCTGGTCCAGGTCTACAGCGTCTACATCAACGCACCCGCGCAGAAGGTCTGGGACGCCATCACCCAGTCCGAGTACACGACCCGGTGGGGCTACGGCGGTGCCGTCGAGGCCGACCTCAGGCCCGGCGGCGTCTTCCGCAACCTCACCACCGACGAGATGAAGCAGATGGGCATGGGCGACATCGCGGTCGACGGCCACGTCGTCGAGCTCGACCCGCCGAAGAGGCTGGTGCTGGACTGGAAGCCCTCCTGGTACCCCGACGCCGCTCCCACCCGGCTGACCTGGGAGCTGATCCAGTTCGAGGGCGGCCTGACCCGGGTGGTCCTCACCCACGACGTCACCGCCGCACCCCAGCTCGCCGCCGAGGTCGCCGGTGGTGGCGAGCCGGCCCAGGGCGGGGGCGGCTGGCTGTGGAGCCTGTCCGGGCTCAAGACCCTG
The sequence above is a segment of the Auraticoccus monumenti genome. Coding sequences within it:
- a CDS encoding SRPBCC family protein, with protein sequence MNPVPTGQLTRTATGADLVLTRTHRAPVADVWAALTEPERTARWMGPWTGEAGPGRSVELTMTAEEGDPTATVQIEACTPPEHLHVRMVDEYGEWDLEVRLSEADGVTTVELVQHLTEPDQAVDTGPGWEYYVDRFGAALTSAAVPDFDDYHPAMVGYYEERLTSLG
- a CDS encoding SRPBCC domain-containing protein; this translates as MSDNLVQVYSVYINAPAQKVWDAITQSEYTTRWGYGGAVEADLRPGGVFRNLTTDEMKQMGMGDIAVDGHVVELDPPKRLVLDWKPSWYPDAAPTRLTWELIQFEGGLTRVVLTHDVTAAPQLAAEVAGGGEPAQGGGGWLWSLSGLKTLLETGRSMDEPAA
- a CDS encoding ArsR/SmtB family transcription factor encodes the protein MQDDDLVFRALADPVRRLLLDALFQRDGRTLGELETVVNEHVEMTRFGVAKHLKLLEQADLVVSRKKGRQKLHHLNPVPIQQIHSRWIGKYTERAGIAALLLGLKQQVETPEPTKDDTP
- a CDS encoding ArsR/SmtB family transcription factor; translated protein: MEVFQAVDDPVRRRILELLHERPRPVHELVAVFDISRPAVSRHLRVLRESGLVVDEVSGRERRYRLEQAPLRALDGWLQHLLTPVAAPADAPAPDGRRDLAGVLDALATEVVRTRRERRDDPHPHVSPAASAPGPEPTEESA
- a CDS encoding FAD-binding oxidoreductase yields the protein MAAERDDEVVLQALRARLPDRALVTDPDVVAGLSHDDAEWAAVGRPLAVVRARSTADVAAVVQVAVEHGVPVVPRGAGTGLSGGANAVDGGLVLDLSGMDAITRIDPLERLAVVGPGVVNDHLRAAVAAHGLWYPPDPASSPWSTIGGNIATNAGGVCCVKYGVTGDYVLGLEVVTGTGEVVRLGRSTAKGVAGYDLTSLVVGSEGTLAVVTEAILRLRPLPAPARTVAGYFDSVVAAGEATRRVWEAGLVPAALELVDRHCLAAVDAWKNMGLSLEAEVVLLARVDDPGAAGDETAVRVRDCFTAAGATWADVSADADEAEALFAARRLAYPALERLGPVLTEDVCVPIAAVPEMLARIEATGRRHGTTIANIAHIGDGNLHPLLVVDSSDEGARQRAELAFDDIISDALALGGTVTGEHGVGLLKRDGLAREQSPALLAMQRAVKAALDPHGVLNPGKVLPPE
- a CDS encoding alpha/beta fold hydrolase, with the protein product MSGVVREHGTVVSEGRRLAVCEVGDPNGLVACYLHGTGGSRLEAAVYAEAAGRHGVRLVSWDRPGAGRTPDDPDRRLLDVVTDARSVAAAVGAERPPVVGLSGGGSHVLALATAADVTRAAVAINPGPPAEDDVLALVPPVTARLIALARDRPRWFRQVARLTQSRGRLGQALQRRQLDPLDLEVVRDPVVAPRLEVSAEEGRLQPGAWTRDAMVIWGRPWGFDPAAPAVPLHVFAGRNDPFAGFSRHLADSGAELHPFEGGHVSGFLPAVLDEVMALVARL